The Leptolyngbya sp. CCY15150 genome includes the window ATTCTTGTCCCCTCTTCCTAGAGAAAGGGCTAGGGTAAGGGGGGATTGAGCGATTCCTACTTGTATTCAGCAAAACCGCCATACGTTATCATTCTTCGGGCTTGGCGTCCTAATATAGACGATAGCGGATCAAATCTTGGATATCTTCAGGCTGCAGCCCTAGATCTTGAGCGATCGCTCGTTCCAGATCTGCATAGTTAACAAACGGATATTCAAACTCTAGCTCTTGCAAGGAGGAGCCCCCCGTGCGAATACCTACCTCGGTGTTGCTTGACTGACGATCGATTTCTGCATCAATCGACAAAATAGTGACGGAAAACGAGAGGTTAACCTGTTGAGTATTGTTAATAGTAATCTGGTTCGCTGGTGAATAGGTTTGGCTGAAAACTTGATGCGTGAACCATCCACTTCCCAGCCACATGACGACCCCAAGTATTCCTAGGGGAACCCAAAACTCGACGATCATTCGAAGGGCGCGGCGAAGGCGATGTACAGACATGACAATGATACAATACGTAATCTGAGTATACCGCTTGCCCAGACGAGAACGGCACCCCGATGAAAATTTTGTTGGTTGAGGACGATCCTGCTCAGCTCAAGCCTATTCATAGTGCGCTGATCAAGGCAGGGCATATTGTAGATGCTGTCTTGGATGGGGAAACAGCTCAGTGGTTAGTGAGCGATCGCAGCTATGACTTACTTGTGCTCGATTGGATGCTTCCTCACATCAGCGGCATCGAGCTATGCCAGCAGTATCGTCGTTTAGGTAAAACAACTCCCGTTTTATTTCTGACAGCAAAAGATGAAATTCTAGATAAAATTACAGGCCTCGATGCTGGAGCTGATGATTATTTAGTTAAGCCAGTTAACCTCAATGAATTCCTGGCGCGGGTGCGGGCATTGGGACGGCGATCGCCCTTATGGGTAAGCGATCGCCTATCGTTGGGCGATCTAGACCTCAATCTCAGCACCCTTACATTGACCCGCCAAGACAAAACAGTCAATTTATCAGGTCGGGAGTTTCAGCTTATGGAATATTTGCTGCGACACCCTCAGCAGGTGTTAACTCGCGATCAAATTGAGCAAGCCCTATGGGAATGGGATAGACAGCCAGAAAGCAAAGCCGTTGCTATTTTGGTGCATCGGGTGCGCCAGCGTCTACAAAGTCTTCAGGCAGACCACTGGCTGCAAACGATCTATGGAATGGGCTATCGGTTGATGATTCCTGAAACGGAGCAGTAAGCCTGATGTTTGTAAGCAGTCGGCTCAATCTAGCCCGTTGGTTTACCCTATCCATGGGTAGCATCCTCGTCGTTTTTGCTAGTGTTCTCTACACAAGAGAAGCAAGCGATCGCCTGCATGTTTTCGATCAGACTCTCTACAGCACGGGTCAGGTCGTTGCCTCTGGAGCTGAAGAGATTGTGTATGGAGATATTCGCCAGATTGATTTAGAAAATGCTCCCCTTCTAGGTAGTGATTCTCTTCGCTTAGATACTGATATTCTATGGGCTCGTTGGTATACGCCCGACAAGCAACTATTACAGTTCATGGGAGATATTCCTCCCCATACTTTAGACCAGGACTTAGGTTTCCAAACCTTAATGGTATCAGAAGCAGAACAGCTAGATAGATTACGACAGCTCACCTTGCCAGTCTATCGAGAAGGACGATTACTCGGTTATCTTCAACTAGCTGCATCTCTTGATCCAGTAGAGCATCCATTGCAGGAACTCCGTTTATTTCTAGTGCTTGGTGTGCCAATAACGCTGATTGTGATTGCCGGGGCGGGATGGATATTGGGTGGTATGGCTATGCAGCCCATTCGGTTGTCATACCAACGGCTACAGCAGTTTACCGCTGATGCTTCCCATGAACTACGAACACCACTAGCCGCGATTGTGAGCAATGCTCAGGTAGCCTTGATGGAGCCCATTTCACTAGAAGAGCAGACTGCTTGCCTTAAAATAATTTCCGAGGTCAGTGAGTCGATGGGAGATTTGGTCGAGCGATTGCTATTCTTAGCTCGCTACCAAGGAGACGTACCCTCTCAGGTGTTTCAAACCCTGGATATATGCCACTTACTGGCTTCCATAGCGGCTGATTATGCCTCTCAAGCATCCGGGTTAGGTGTGCAGTTTGAGGCGGATCTACCCTCCGCTCCATGCCACCTGCAGGCAGAACCAGATTTACTCCGTCAAGCTGTAGTGAACTTGCTCGACAACGCCTTTCGTTATACATCGGCAGGGGGCACCATTCGCTTGAGCTGTCGCGGACAAGGCTCTTGGCTGTCTCTTCAGGTGCATGATTCGGGAATTGGCATCGCAGCAGAGGATCTACCTCATATCTTTGAACGGTTTTATCGGGTCAATAAAGTGCGATCGCGGCATTCGGGGGGCTATGGGCTAGGATTGGCGATCGTCCGGCAAATTATTGATCTCCATCATGGATATATTACCGTCTCCAGTATACCCATGAAAGGGACACAGTTTGAAATTCGCTTACCTCTCAATCAAGCCATGGCATCTTGAAACCTTCTTGTTACTTTTTCGCGTCATCCTAGAGCATAAGCAGTTTTGACAGCATCAGGTCTTGCTGATAGCCGAGATGAATTGAGAGTTGTAGGACCTGAAATTCTGGTCTCGGGCATAGGGCTTGTCAGCAATGCCAACCGCTTAGAAACAACCTAACGCACAAGGAGAATATCTCATGAAACTTTTACTAGGAATTGGCTCTGCCGCACTGATGACCCTAGCTTCTGCCTCTGTCAGCTTTGCACAGGAAACAATTCGAGACCTGCGTAGCACAAATACCCTGACCCTATCTGGCGAGGTTATGCGGATCATGGGCGATGATTTTGTCCTCGATGATGGTACCGGGCAAATTTTGGTGGATGCTGAGTCTTATGCGATTCGGCAAGCTGGATTATCCCTTGGAGATACAGTCACCGTGACTGGCACCTATGATGATCACGACTTTGAGGCGATTAGCATTACGCCAGATGGTGGAGAAATCATCTATATCTTTGATGATTAAAATCTTTGATGATTAAAGTATCATCTCAAGAAGATGCCCTATGAGTGGGCAGGATGCGCTACGTAGTAATGCATCGAAAGCTTACAAGAAGGGCATTACAGCCCTATCTGCGCCCTACAATATAGCTTCTGGACGCCCACCTACTGACCATCCTTAGAATGTCCCCGCTCTGGCGTTGCTGACTACAAGTATGAATTGCTCAATCCGCCCTCACCCTCTCCCTAGGGCTATGGCTAGGGAACAGGAGTTCTAGCTCCCTTCTCCCTGAGGAGAAGGGTTAGGGATGAGGGCAAATCATCTTATCGATTCAGCAATGCCCCCGCTCTCAGGGCACAGACGAGCCGTAAGGATGGGCAAAGGATTACCCCGTGCCCATCCCAACTCAATCAAGGGTTAGATATTCCACCTAGAAATAGAGTCATTGAACGAGATTATCTTACCCATTTCAAGATCACGTATTGGATAATTTTGGAGGTTATATGGTTTTGATCAGCCGTCTACGACCTG containing:
- a CDS encoding ATP-binding protein, whose protein sequence is MFVSSRLNLARWFTLSMGSILVVFASVLYTREASDRLHVFDQTLYSTGQVVASGAEEIVYGDIRQIDLENAPLLGSDSLRLDTDILWARWYTPDKQLLQFMGDIPPHTLDQDLGFQTLMVSEAEQLDRLRQLTLPVYREGRLLGYLQLAASLDPVEHPLQELRLFLVLGVPITLIVIAGAGWILGGMAMQPIRLSYQRLQQFTADASHELRTPLAAIVSNAQVALMEPISLEEQTACLKIISEVSESMGDLVERLLFLARYQGDVPSQVFQTLDICHLLASIAADYASQASGLGVQFEADLPSAPCHLQAEPDLLRQAVVNLLDNAFRYTSAGGTIRLSCRGQGSWLSLQVHDSGIGIAAEDLPHIFERFYRVNKVRSRHSGGYGLGLAIVRQIIDLHHGYITVSSIPMKGTQFEIRLPLNQAMAS
- a CDS encoding response regulator transcription factor; protein product: MKILLVEDDPAQLKPIHSALIKAGHIVDAVLDGETAQWLVSDRSYDLLVLDWMLPHISGIELCQQYRRLGKTTPVLFLTAKDEILDKITGLDAGADDYLVKPVNLNEFLARVRALGRRSPLWVSDRLSLGDLDLNLSTLTLTRQDKTVNLSGREFQLMEYLLRHPQQVLTRDQIEQALWEWDRQPESKAVAILVHRVRQRLQSLQADHWLQTIYGMGYRLMIPETEQ
- a CDS encoding OB-fold nucleic acid binding domain-containing protein yields the protein MKLLLGIGSAALMTLASASVSFAQETIRDLRSTNTLTLSGEVMRIMGDDFVLDDGTGQILVDAESYAIRQAGLSLGDTVTVTGTYDDHDFEAISITPDGGEIIYIFDD